One part of the Vicia villosa cultivar HV-30 ecotype Madison, WI linkage group LG6, Vvil1.0, whole genome shotgun sequence genome encodes these proteins:
- the LOC131611717 gene encoding F-box/kelch-repeat protein At3g23880-like gives MDLPRSETRRPPSSPSSLPILPDEIMAEVLSFLSVKTLIQMKCVSKFFNSLISDPTFIKMHLRRSARNPQLTIVSGNSVADFRFGTLPINSFLENPLITVPEKPFHPLLDTVHYWLVGSCNRLLCFAHYDSFTDSYRDCWLNFYNPATNALSNKLGHFKDYCKHRFFFSRYAFGYDCLTDNYKVAALRVIGGVEEIGDTETQLRTEVRVFSVADNVWRDIQDFPIGPLLLTLPSENHGVYLNGNLNWLALRNCYSADRFYHSNDITLDQFVIISLDLGAERHVELMPPRGLEEVPLIEPTISVLTDSLCFCHDFKQTCLVIWQMKEFGVGESWTQLYRINYQNLQHIEC, from the coding sequence ATGGATCTCCCTCGCTCTGAAACTCGTCGGCCGCCCAGCTCACCGTCGTCACTGCCTATCCTCCCAGACGAAATCATGGCGGAAGTCCTCTCCTTCCTTTCCGTAAAAACTCTCATTCAAATGAAATGCGTGAGTAAGTTCTTCAACTCTCTCATTTCTGATCCCACCTTTATCAAAATGCATCTCCGTCGATCCGCTCGAAACCCTCAACTCACAATCGTCTCTGGAAATTCCGTAGCAGATTTTCGTTTCGGCACTCTCCCTATAAACAGTTTTCTCGAGAATCCTCTTATCACTGTTCCAGAGAAGCCTTTCCATCCATTGTTGGATACTGTCCATTACTGGTTGGTTGGTTCTTGTAACAGATTGCTCTGTTTTGCTCATTATGATAGTTTCACTGATAGTTATAGAGATTGCTGGCTCAATTTCTATAATCCAGCTACAAATGCTTTATCTAACAAATTAGGCCATTTTAAGGATTATTGCAAGCATCGTTTTTTCTTCTCTAGATATGCATTTGGTTATGATTGTTTAACTGATAATTATAAAGTAGCTGCTTTACGAGTGATTGGTGGTGTCGAAGAAATTGGTGACACTGAAACTCAATTGAGAACAGAGGTAAGAGTTTTTAGTGTGGCTGATAATGTTTGGAGAGATATTCAAGATTTTCCGATTGGTCCTCTCCTGTTAACTCTTCCGAGTGAGAATCATGGTGTTTATTTGAATGGAAATCTTAACTGGCTAGCACTACGAAATTGTTACTCCGCGGATAGGTTTTATCATAGTAACGATATTACTCTTGATCAATTTGTGATCATTTCACTTGATCTTGGTGCTGAGAGACACGTGGAGTTAATGCCACCTCGTGGTTTAGAGGAAGTGCCGCTTATTGAGCCGACTATTTCTGTGTTGACGGACTCTCTTTGTTTTTGTCATGATTTCAAACAAACTTGTTTGGTTATATGGCAGATGAAGGAGTTTGGGGTTGGAGAGTCTTGGACTCAACTCTATAGAATTAATTATCAAAATCTTCAACACATTGAATGCTAG